One stretch of Arachis hypogaea cultivar Tifrunner chromosome 20, arahy.Tifrunner.gnm2.J5K5, whole genome shotgun sequence DNA includes these proteins:
- the LOC112784533 gene encoding pentatricopeptide repeat-containing protein At2g20540, whose protein sequence is MGTRTAQFLVRELENRFVPAVKNCARISELKKIHAHVVKLSLSQSNFVITKMLDCCDKFSNVNYATLLFEQLVEPNVFSYNAIIRALTHNQEHYLAITVFKRILMREERISDKVPILPNEFTFPFVIKSCSVLSLRCLGEEIHGQVWKFGLKSNSVTENALIDMYTKFGDLRNAHKVFEEMTEPDAVSWNGLIFGYARLGQMESARVLFDEMPCRTIVSWTAMISGYCGIGCYGDALDIFRRMQMVGIEADEISVITVLPACAHLGALEVGKWIHMYSGKNGFLQKTGICNALVEMYAKCGCIDEAMSLFDQMVEKDVISWSTMIGGLANHGKAHASIELFRKMQKAQVTPNGITFLGVLSACTHAGFWNEGLKYFDVMRLEYHIAPEIEHYGCLVDLLGRSGQLEQALDAISKMLMKPDSRIWNSLLSSCRIHRNLGIAVVAMEQLLELEPEESGNYVLLANIYAELGKWEGVSNVRKLIRSKGIKKTPGCSMIEVDNVVQEFVSGDDSKPFSQDVFSILEVLVLHQTRTNDLMEDVTEDASQLW, encoded by the coding sequence ATGGGAACGAGAACCGCGCAATTTCTCGTGCGAGAGCTCGAGAACCGCTTCGTCCCCGCGGTGAAAAACTGCGCGAGAATATCGGAATTGAAGAAGATTCACGCACACGTCGTGAAGCTTTCGCTATCACAGAGCAACTTTGTGATTACAAAAATGTTGGATTGTTGCGACAAATTCAGTAATGTAAATTATGCCACCTTGCTATTCGAGCAACTCGTGGAGCCAAACGTGTTCTCTTACAACGCAATCATCAGAGCCTTAACGCACAATCAAGAACACTACCTAGCAATCACAGTGTTCAAGAGAATTCTGATGAGGGAAGAAAGGATTTCAGATAAAGTTCCGATTTTGCCCAATGAATTCACGTTCCCGTTTGTGATAAAGTCGTGTTCGGTGCTCTCATTGCGGTGTCTTGGTGAAGAGATTCATGGGCAGGTTTGGAAATTTGGGCTGAAGTCAAATTCTGTGACCGAGAATGCACTGATTGATATGTATACGAAATTCGGTGATCTGAGGAATGCACATAAGGTGTTTGAGGAAATGACTGAGCCAGATGCTGTTTCCTGGAATGGCTTGATCTTTGGGTATGCTAGGTTGGGGCAGATGGAGAGTGCAAGGGtgctgtttgatgaaatgccttgTAGAACAATTGTTTCTTGGACTGCAATGATATCCGGGTACTGCGGAATAGGGTGTTATGGTGATGCATTGGACATCTTCAGGAGGATGCAAATGGTGGGCATTGAGGCTGATGAGATTAGTGTTATAACTGTTTTGCCTGCTTGTGCACACCTTGGAGCTCTTGAGGTTGGGAAATGGATTCATATGTACTCAGGTAAAAACGGGTTTCTTCAGAAAACCGGCATCTGCAATGCACTGGTTGAAATGTATGCTAAGTGCGGTTGCATTGATGAAGCAATGAGCTTGTTTGATCAAATGGTTGAGAAGGATGTGATTTCTTGGAGTACCATGATTGGAGGGCTAGCTAATCATGGGAAAGCTCATGCATCAATTGAGCTGTTTCGGAAAATGCAGAAGGCGCAAGTTACACCAAATGGGATAACTTTTCTTGGTGTTTTGTCAGCTTGCACTCATGCAGGGTTTTGGAATGAGGGGTTGAAATATTTTGATGTCATGAGGTTGGAGTATCATATAGCCCCTGAAATTGAGCACTATGGTTGCTTGGTTGATCTTCTAGGACGTTCTGGGCAGCTCGAGCAGGCCCTTGACGCAATATCTAAGATGCTAATGAAGCCAGATTCAAGGATATGGAACTCCTTGTTAAGCTCTTGCAGGATTCATCGCAATCTTGGGATTGCTGTGGTTGCAATGGAACAGCTTTTGGAGCTTGAGCCAGAGGAATCCGGAAACTATGTTTTGCTTGCTAACATATATGCAGAACTTGGCAAGTGGGAAGGTGTATCAAATGTTAGGAAACTCATTAGAAGCAAGGGGATAAAGAAAACGCCAGGGTGTAGCATGATTGAGGTTGACAATGTGGTTCAAGAGTTTGTATCAGGTGACGATTCAAAACCCTTCTCACAAGATGTGTTTTCGATCCTAGAAGTCCTGGTTTTACACCAAACTAGAACTAATGATTTGATGGAGGATGTCACAGAAGATGCAAGTCAACTCTGGTGA
- the LOC112784534 gene encoding serine/threonine-protein kinase AFC3, producing MVAVETNRVMERERTRKRPRLAWDVPPPPPPSQQAETGVVDEGIEKRHASPPRRDDDREGHYVFNLGENLTPRYKILSKMGEGTFGRVLECWDRQAREYVAVKVIRSIRKYREAAMLEIDVLQRLSKGEIGISRCVQIRNWFDYRNHICIVFEKLGPSLFDFLKRNKYCPFPVDLVREFGRQLLESVAYMHELHLIHTDLKPENILLISSEYVKLPTRKRITSGEMQFRCLPKSSAIKLIDFGSTAFDHQIHNSIVSTRHYRAPEIILGIGWSYPCDLWSVGCILIELLTGEALFQTHENLEHLAMMERVLGPIPEHMVRRSTRGAEKYFRRGARLNWPEGAVSRESIRAVKKLDLLEDIVSSCVDSSRSSLTDLLHGLLTYDPNERLTARQALDHPFFRNPT from the exons ATGGTAGCTGTGGAAACTAATCGCGTGATGGAAAGGGAACGAACCCGCAAACGCCCTCGTCTCGCGTGGGACgtgcctccaccaccaccaccatcccaGCAG GCTGAAACGGGTGTGGTTGATGAAGGAATCGAAAAGAGGCACGCCTCGCCTCCAAGAAGGGACGACGATCGTGAAGGCCATTATGTCTTCAATCTTGGCGAAAATCTCACTCCTAGAT ATAAAATCCTCAGCAAGATGGGTGAAG GCACATTTGGTCGAGTTTTGGAATGTTGGGATCGCCAAGCCAGAGAATACGTTGCTGTCAAGGTAATTAGGAGCATTCGGAAATACCGCGAAGCAGcaatgcttgaaattgatgtgcTTCAACGTCTGTCTAAGGGTGAAATAGGAATCTCACG CTGTGTGCAGATCCGGAATTGGTTTGATTACCGAAATCACATATGCATT GTCTTTGAGAAGCTTGGACCAAgcttatttgattttctaaagaGAAATAAATACTGCCCATTCCCTGTGGACCTTGTTCGGGAATTTGGACGACAGCTTTTGGAATCTGTAGCAT ATATGCATGAACTACATCTAATCCACACTGACCTGAAGCCAGAAAATATACTTCTTATTTCTTCTGAATATGTAAAGCTCCCTACCCGTAAG AGGATTACCTCAGGTGAAATGCAATTCAGATGCTTGCCCAAGTCTAGTGCCATTAAGCTGATTGATTTTGGTAGTACTGCTTTTGATCATCAGATTCATAACTCCATTGTTTCTACAAGGCATTACAGAGCCCCTGAGATCATTCTAG GTATAGGGTGGTCCTACCCTTGTGATTTGTGGAGTGTTGGTTGTATTCTCATCGAACTATTAACG GGTGAAGCATTGTTTCAAACTCATGAAAACTTGGAACACCTGGCAATGATGGAGAGAGTGCTGGGACCTATACCCGAACACATGGTCCGACGATCTAC CCGAGGAGCAGAGAAATATTTCAGGCGTGGAGCAAGACTAAATTGGCCTGAAGGAGCTGTTTCAAGGGAAAGCATCCGTGCTGTTAAGAAGCTCGATCTTCTTGAG GATATTGTATCAAGCTGTGTGGATTCTTCAAGATCATCTTTAACTGATTTGTTACATGGCTTATTGACTTATGATCCGAATGAACGCCTAACAGCTCGACAAGCCCTTGATCATCCCTTCTTTAGAAATCCAACTTAA
- the LOC112784532 gene encoding putative pentatricopeptide repeat-containing protein At3g15130: MCYRFTEVLKKCSRYRLIDQGKQLHGVMEKLGLGFDLVPNNNLIDMYAKCGTMKLACLVFDKMPQRNVVSWTALMCGYLQNGDPNASLVLFSKMGLSSIKPNEFTLSTALKASTVLGVPQNGMQIHGVCAKSNLDFAPVVGNSIIDMYSKWGRVGEAAKMFDAMPVRNLVSWNAMIAGYTHERNGEGALNLFREMQEKGEVPDEYTYSSTLKACSCVGMVAEGSQIHAALIRQGSSYLAQSTVAGALVDFYVKCRHTAKARKVFDQIEHKNVVPWSTLILGYAQEDNLQESINLFHQLRESRHKVDGFVLSSLIGVFADFALVLQGKQMHAYAIKVPFGLEASVANSVLDMYMKCGLTDEADALFREMPTRNVVSWTVMITGYGKHGIGYKAVKLFAEMQVHGIEPDSVTYLAVLSACSHTGLIKEGQQYFSSFLSNPHFKPQVEHYACMVDLLGRAGRLNDAKELIETMPLKPNTGIWQTLLSACRMHGEMEMGEKVGEILLRMDGNNPVNYVMLSNMYADAGYWNESEKIREKVKRKGLKKEAGRSWVEINKEIHIFFNGDSTHTLIEKIHQVLREMEKRMKEEIGYVHNMNFALHDVEEESKVESLRYHSEKLAIGLVLVSGGVKGERMVRIFKNLRVCGDCHTFIKGLSKVLKIVFVVRDANRFHRFENGLCSCGDYW, encoded by the coding sequence ATGTGTTACCGATTCACTGAGGTATTGAAGAAGTGTTCAAGGTACCGTTTGATTGATCAGGGGAAGCAGCTACATGGGGTTATGGAGaagctagggttagggtttgaTTTGGTTCCGAACAATAATCTCATTGATATGTACGCAAAATGTGGCActatgaaattggcatgtttggtgtttgataaaatgccacaAAGAAATGTGGTGTCTTGGACGGCTCTGATGTGTGGTTATTTGCAAAATGGTGATCCCAATGCCTCTTTAGTGTTATTCTCTAAAATGGGGCTATCTAGTATTAAGCCTAATGAGTTCACACTTTCTACTGCTCTAAAAGCTTCAACGGTTTTGGGTGTACCTCAGAATGGAATGCAGATTCATGGGGTTTGTGCAAAATCCAATCTTGATTTTGCGCCTGTCGTGGGAAATTCGATTATTGACATGTATTCCAAGTGGGGACGGGTTGGCGAGGCAGCTAAGATGTTCGATGCTATGCCAGTGAGGAACCTTGTGAGTTGGAATGCAATGATTGCCGGATACACCCATGAGAGAAATGGTGAAGGGGCTTTGAATCTGTTTAGGGAGATGCAAGAAAAGGGAGAAGTTCCTGATGAATATACATATTCAAGTACTTTAAAGGCATGTAGTTGTGTTGGCATGGTCGCTGAAGGATCGCAAATACATGCTGCCTTAATCAGACAAGGATCTTCATACTTGGCTCAATCAACTGTCGCAGGTGCTCTGGTTGATTTTTATGTCAAATGCAGACACACAGCCAAAGCTAGGAAGGTGTTCGATCAAATTGAACATAAGAATGTGGTACCTTGGAGCACACTTATTCTTGGCTATGCTCAAGAAGACAATTTGCAAGAGTCCATAAACTTGTTTCATCAGTTGAGAGAGAGCAGACATAAGGTGGATGGGTTTGTGCTCTCAAGTCTCATAGGTGTGTTTGCTGATTTCGCCCTTGTGTTGCAGGGGAAGCAAATGCACGCTTACGCCATCAAAGTACCATTCGGATTAGAAGCATCAGTGGCAAATTCAGTTTTAGATATGTACATGAAATGCGGATTAACAGACGAGGCAGATGCACTTTTCAGAGAGATGCCAACAAGGAATGTTGTTTCGTGGACGGTTATGATTACTGGTTACGGTAAACATGGTATAGGTTACAAGGCAGTTAAACTTTTCGCCGAAATGCAAGTTCATGGAATCGAACCTGACAGTGTGACATACTTAGCTGTGCTCTCAGCTTGCAGCCATACAGGACTCATCAAAGAAGGACAACAATACTTCTCCAGTTTCCTTAGCAATCCCCATTTCAAACCACAAGTAGAGCATTATGCTTGCATGGTTGATCTCCTTGGACGTGCCGGGCGCTTAAACGACGCGAAGGAGCTCATTGAGACGATGCCCTTGAAGCCAAATACCGGTATATGGCAGACACTACTTAGTGCTTGTAGAATGCATGGGGAGATGGAGATGGGTGAAAAAGTGGGAGAGATATTATTGAGAATGGATGGTAATAATCCAGTGAACTATGTCATGTTGTCAAACATGTATGCTGATGCAGGATATTGGAATGAAAGCGAGAAGATAAGAGAGAAAGTGAAGAGGAAGGGATTGAAGAAAGAGGCGGGGCGAAGTTGGGTAGAAATAAATAAGGAAATCCACATTTTCTTCAATGGAGATAGCACACATACACTCATAGAGAAGATTCATCAAGTGTTGAGAGAAATGGAGAAGAGGATGAAGGAGGAAATAGGGTATGTTCataatatgaattttgcattgcATGATGTTGAAGAGGAATCAAAGGTGGAGAGTTTGAGGTACCATAGTGAGAAATTGGCTATTGGATTGGTTTTGGTCAGTGGTGGGGTAAAAGGAGAGAGGATGGTTAGGATTTTCAAGAATTTGAGGGTTTGTGGTGACTGCCATACCTTCATCAAGGGTCTCTCTAAGGTTTTGAAGATTGTATTTGTGGTGAGAGATGCAAATAGGTTCCACAGATTTGAGAACGGTCTATGTTCTTGTGGAGATTATTGGTAA
- the LOC112783977 gene encoding histone H3.2, which translates to MARTKQTARKSTGGKAPRKQLATKAARKSAPATGGVKKPHRFRPGTVALREIRKYQKSTELLIRKLPFQRLVREIAQDFKTDLRFQSSAVAALQEAAEAYLVGLFEDTNLCAIHAKRVTIMPKDIQLARRIRGERA; encoded by the coding sequence ATGGCTCGTACCAAGCAAACTGCTCGCAAGTCCACCGGCGGCAAGGCGCCGAGGAAACAGCTGGCAACAAAAGCCGCCAGAAAATCAGCTCCGGCGACCGGAGGAGTTAAGAAGCCGCACAGATTCCGGCCTGGAACCGTTGCTCTGAGAGAGATCAGGAAGTACCAGAAGAGCACTGAGCTTCTGATCCGCAAACTTCCGTTCCAGCGCCTCGTTCGTGAGATTGCGCAGGATTTCAAGACCGATCTCCGGTTTCAGAGCAGCGCCGTCGCCGCTCTCCAAGAAGCCGCGGAGGCTTACCTCGTCGGTCTCTTTGAGGACACTAACCTCTGTGCTATTCATGCTAAGAGAGTAACTATTATGCCTAAGGATATTCAACTTGCTCGCAGAATCAGAGGCGAGAGAGCTTga